In the genome of Bacteroides mediterraneensis, the window CGTCGGCTATTTTAATTGTCGAATATGATTCTGGTGTATTAAAAAAATCTGCATTAAATCCATAAGGATTTCTTGCTGAAACGATAGATTGAAATTTTGTTTTATCAACAGAAGCTTTGCGGATTATAGAACTTTGTCTGAAATCTCTGATTATAGTTCCTGAATAATCACATTTCAGAAACCTAAAAGAATGATTTGTGCTACCATCCAATGATTTAAAATGATAATCAACCTTGCCATTATAATCTTTATCCCAAAGAAAAAAGCAAACGCCTCCATCAATATGTAATCCTGTAAAACATTCTTTTGCATCTTCAAAATCATATATTGTTTTTATTCTTGTGTCATTCATCATTGTTTTACGGAAATCGTTTAATCCTTTACCTCCTTTCATCCATCGAGATGGAATAATCATAGTCAGATATTTAGGAGATAATTTCTTTGCATTTTCAATGAATAAGTGATATATTGGTTTTGCACTATCTCCTGTTCCTCCTCCATCACTCATCTGGTACGGTGGATTTCCTATAATCACATCGAATTTCATTTTAAAGACCTTCTCTACATCTAAGTTGTGAATAAATTGGTATGCATAGCTCTCTAATTCCGGTTTCCGGTCGTATTCATTTTGTGACGTACCGCAATAAATACATTTGCCATCTTTCCATGTGTGGTTGATACGCTGGTAAATGATATTCCCTTGAGGTTTGTTCTCAGGAAATTGGTAAGCCGAGAACTGGCTACATGGGTATTTACTGCAATACACACTCCGGCGCGACAGCAAGCTGGTAAGTTCGGTAATGGCGATACCGAACAACTGCTTTGAGAAAATATGCTCGATACGTTTCTCAAGGTCAGGTATCTGACGTTCAAGACCTTTAATCAACCTCTTGGCAATCTCGCGAAGGAAAACTCCGCTTTTGCAACATGGGTCGAGAAATCTTGTATCAGGATTCTCAAACAGCTCCTGCGGAAGCAAGTCGATTATCTTATTAGCCAATTCGGGAGGGGTAAACACTTCATCGTTGCTCAGATTGGCTATGCAGGACAGTACGTCCGGATTATAGACGTTATGTAATAAACTATTCTCCATAATCTTGAACTTTTTTATAGTGGGTGATGTATCTTCTCAGGAATATTCCACCCTCTTCCTTTTGCTCTTCGCTGAGCGCAAAAAGATTACCTTCGCTATTGTCGTTGTAAAGTAGAAGGTCGGACATGGTATAATCCGAGCGTTGCATCCGGTTTCCGCTGATTAGTGCCCATTCGGAAAAAACTATCGGTGCCGAAGTGTCGTTACCTTCTGCATCCACACACATAAGAGTAAGGGCATTTCCGTTGATGATATTTCTGCTGATAATAAACTTTGCAGCCTGTCTGACGTCTTCCGATGCGTCCGATTTGCAGTGTGCAGTGTATTCTTCGTTCCAGATGGAGAACAGACGTTCGCGACATTCCTCTACGTTGTCACGCATGATATCCACACCGTATAGACTGCCGATGGCTACAATAGCCTGTTTCTCATAGTCGTAAGGACTGTTCTTGTATTTCCGGCGGAGTTCTGAGAGTTTGCGTTTTAGAATAGCAGTCAGGAAATTGCCGTTGCCGCATGCCGGTTCTAAGAAACGTGAGTCGGGACGGAGGCACTCGTTGGCTACAAGGTCGAGCATGGCATTTACCTCTCGCTCGGCAGTAAAGACTTCACCTCTTTCCGCTACTCGCTGTCGGGATATGATTTGGGATTTTTTCTGATTGTTCACCGCCATTTGCAGCCATAATTAATGCGGATAAGGGCTACAATACCGCGGTAATATATTAAGGTATAGACATAAAAAAAGCGTGAAGCCCTGAACTGTTGCTCGCTTCACGATCTGAGGCCTTCGCATTGCCCTGTCTGTCGAAACGAACAACGCAAAGCCCCACGCCGATATGTATAATACTACCTATATGCCGTATACTACCATAAAGTGTACGGGTACACCTATGGCTATACGACAATTGAGGTCTGTATATAACACACCACGGGGCATCTACGTTGCTTTGTTTTTGACAGACAAATTGAAAGTTGCGAAGTTTCAGATCGTCAAAACCAAAGCGTAGTAAACGCCTTTGAATATGTCATGTCCCTGTCACCTCATCTTTTCTAAGATATTAAGAAAAGAACGTTTGGTGCAGGTCTGTACGATTTTCATGTAAACAAAAGGCTCAAAACCGTTTTCGTTTATGGAAATCGCAGTCATTGTTTCGCAAAGTTAAGGAAAATATTCTCATCTTCATACAAAGATGGGTAATTATATATTGGAAAGCCGGAAATCTGATATAAAGTTCCCCTGTATAGATGGTGAAATTTGAGTGTGTTTCGCCATCTATATAGGGGAATAATGTAAGTATTATTGAGAAGTATGAGGAAATACTTACATAGGATTTAAAGTGATATTGACTGGCCTCAAACAGTTACAGACATTGACAGCGACTATATATGAAATAAGACTTGAATAAAAATGAAATAACCTTCATTGAATCAATGATAAAACCTATGTAGCCTATCAGCTATTTGCGTAGATATATCTATTTTGTTTCATAACCTATTGTGTCTACTTTCGATGTGATTTGGTTATAGGATTAGTTGGAATTATTTGTGTCATATATATAATACCATAACCAAATTCCTTATTTAAGTATTCAATTATCTTAGGGGCAGTCCAATTGGTCTTTTGTTGCAATTCTTGGAATTTAGCTGATACTTCCTTTTTGCAATGCTTGGGAATTATAATTAATGTTTGTGTCCGAAAAACTGCGGAATTTTCTGAGTCAGGACGAGTCATCAGTTGCAGGACTTCATCATAGTCCAATTCTGAGAAGATATTCAGACCAGCTTCGTAACTAGGAATATATGTCATAACATCTTGATTCATCATTTCAATCATCAATTTATCATGGTCAGAAAAAGGAATATGACAGTCATTAAACTTAATTATCACCTTTCCGTTTTTCTTCATCTGAATATGGAAATGTGAATAGTCGCTATTTGTACCTGAATGCCCTTCAAAATCAGTTTTCGCAAGAGAAAATGTCCATTCGAACTCTTTATATCTAATTGTTGTTTCAAAAATTTTATTACAGTCATTTCCTTCGCTTGTATCATCAATATTAACAAATGGCTTATCGGAATTTGCAACCCATGT includes:
- a CDS encoding restriction endonuclease subunit M; protein product: MAVNNQKKSQIISRQRVAERGEVFTAEREVNAMLDLVANECLRPDSRFLEPACGNGNFLTAILKRKLSELRRKYKNSPYDYEKQAIVAIGSLYGVDIMRDNVEECRERLFSIWNEEYTAHCKSDASEDVRQAAKFIISRNIINGNALTLMCVDAEGNDTSAPIVFSEWALISGNRMQRSDYTMSDLLLYNDNSEGNLFALSEEQKEEGGIFLRRYITHYKKVQDYGE
- a CDS encoding Eco57I restriction-modification methylase domain-containing protein → MENSLLHNVYNPDVLSCIANLSNDEVFTPPELANKIIDLLPQELFENPDTRFLDPCCKSGVFLREIAKRLIKGLERQIPDLEKRIEHIFSKQLFGIAITELTSLLSRRSVYCSKYPCSQFSAYQFPENKPQGNIIYQRINHTWKDGKCIYCGTSQNEYDRKPELESYAYQFIHNLDVEKVFKMKFDVIIGNPPYQMSDGGGTGDSAKPIYHLFIENAKKLSPKYLTMIIPSRWMKGGKGLNDFRKTMMNDTRIKTIYDFEDAKECFTGLHIDGGVCFFLWDKDYNGKVDYHFKSLDGSTNHSFRFLKCDYSGTIIRDFRQSSIIRKASVDKTKFQSIVSARNPYGFNADFFNTPESYSTIKIADGEDKTAIKIYGVKGKKGGAKRVFGYIKEDAISKGHETINQYKLFFSKAYMTTSTVPPEIILGTPKTICTETFLMIGSFKTKSEAENCLSYIKTKFFRALLFYNRHSLNISRESFELIPLQDFTSNSDIRWDSSIDRIDKELYSKYGLDKNEINFIESMIRPME